CCTGGGCCGCCAGATGCTCCCCGGCGCCGAAACCGATCTCGAGCCATATCTCTTTTATCTGCGGCGGGAACAGCGCCGCCGGATCAATCTTTCCCGGCGGAGGCGGCAGGTCGATGCGCAGGCGCGGCAGCAGGTCCTGTACCAGGGCTTTCCGGTGAGGACGCAGGGGGCGGCCCTGGCGGCGGCCGTACAGATTCAGCCGGACCGGGGACTGTGGGTTGTCAGGCAAAGGCGTTACGCAGGTCATCGACCAGATCCGTCCTTTCCCATGAAAACCCTCCGTCCGGCTCCGGGTCCCGGCCAAAATGCCCATAGGCCGCCGTCCGGGCATAGATGGGCCGGTTCAGCTGCAGGCGTTCCCGGATTCCGCGGGGCCTCAGGTCCACCAGCTGCTGCAGCACATCCGCCAGCCGGGTTTCATCCACATGGCCGGTGCCATGGGTATCCAGGCAGAACGACAGGGGCCGGGACACACCGATAGCATATGAAATCTGGATGGTGCAGCTGTCCGCCAGACCCGCAGCCACCACATTTTTCGCCAGATACCGGGCCGCATAGGCGGCCGAGCGGTCAACCTTGGTGGGGTCCTTGCCGGAAAAGGCCCCCCCGCCATGGGGCGCCGCGCCGCCATAGGTGTCCACAATGATCTTGCGCCCGGTCAGGCCGGTGTCGCCGTCCGGGCCGCCAACCACAAAACGGCCTGTGGGATTGACCAGCACATCTTCCGGTGCGCACATCCATTCCGGCGGCAGGACATTTACGATATGGGGCCAGACCATGGCACGTACATCAGCCTGCGACAGGGATTCATGATGCTGGTGGGACAGGACAACCTTTTCCACCCGCACGGGTTTTCCGCCGGCATAGCGCAGGGTGACCTGGCTTTTGGCATCGGGCCCCAGCAGGGGAAGCGCCCCGGAATGACGCGCCTCGGCCAGCGAGCGCAGGATGGCATGGGCATACCAGACAGGAGCAGGCATAAGGGCCGGCGTCTCACGGCAGGCATAGCCGAACATAATGCCCTGGTCCCCCGCCCCTTCCTCCCTGTCCTCTCCGGCATCCACCCCCACGGCGATATCCGGGGACTGGGCGTGGACAAGAACCGTCACATCCATCTTTTTCCAGTGAAAGCCGGCCTGTTCATAGCCAATGCTGCGCACAGCGTGACGGGCTGTGGACTCCAGCTCTGCGGGGCCAATGGATGCAGGCCCGCGAACCTCCCCTGCCAGGATCAGGCGATTGGTGGTCGCCAGCGTCTCGACAGCCACGCGCGCGTGGGGATCCGCTGTCAGATACAGGTCCAGGATAGCGTCCGAAACCCGGTCACAGACCTTGTCCGGATGCCCCTCTGATACAGATTCACTGGTGAATATACAGTCGTGCCTTCTCATGGTCCCTCCCTGCTGTCCGCTGCCCCTGAATACCGGAGGGCCGGGCCAGTGACAAGACAGCAGGTCTTTCAGGGAAGGCTGTCCGGTATCTGGTCCGGATTGTCCAGGCTGGCCACAGCTTTTGCCAGCTCGAATATGCGGCGACGCACACGCGGATCCCGGATTTTCTGCCAGGCCCGGGCCATCTCCAGTGTCTCGCGGTTCGGAACGGGATCCGGTTCATACGGGACCTGATCCCCCTCAACAAATCCGGGAACAGCGGAATTTGCAGGATTGTCTTCATAAAAATACGAGACAGGAACATTCAGCACACCGGCCAACCGGTGCAGGCGCGAGGCACTGATGCGGTTTGCCCCCCGCTCGTATTTCTGGATCTGCTGGAATGTCAGGCCGATCATCCGGCCCAGCTTGTCCTGGCTGTAACCCATAATGATGCGCCGCAGGCGCAATCTTGAGCCGATGATTTTGTCCACAGGGCTTGGGCCATCTGATTTTGGCCGGCCCCCGCGGCGACGAACTGCCTGTTCCATCAGGTTCTCTCTGTCATGCTTAGCTTTGGTAGCTAATAATTGACCAGAAGAACTAATGATTATGTCGGGTAATTCAAGTACTTTTTTTGTTTCTTCCCCTGTTTACAACCCCCGCGATAGTAAAAAGGACTGTCATCAGGAGCATGATTCCATAAACTTTATTTCCGTAACGGGCAAAAATGGGCCCATCCTGCAGGGCCTGTGGCAGGCCGGACTCCAGGATTTCCACAGTTCCCAGGCGGCTCCGGGTCACAATGCGGCCCCAGGGATCCACAACACCGGAAATGCCGGTATTGGCCACCCGCACCAGGGGAACCCCCTCCTCCACCGCCCGGACCCGGGCTATGGCAAAATGCTGCCAGGGCCCGGCCGATATGCCGAACCAGGCATCGTTGGTTACATTCAGAAGCCACTGTGGCCGGCTGCCCCGGCTGGCCACATCACCGGGAAAAATGGCCTCATAGCAGACCAGCGGACTGAAAGGCGGAAGGCCCGGGACGGATACTGTCACCGGCCCCGGCCCGCGGGAGAAGTTTGTTGCCCCTGCCGCGACCGGATCAACAGGCAGGTATTCGCGGAAAGGGATGAACTCGCCAAAAGGCACCAGATGAAACTTGTCGGCCGTAGCTATGATATTTCCCTGACCATCCAGGACAAAAACACTGTTGTAGAAATGCTTCTGCCCCTCCTGGATCTGCGTACGCAGGGCCCCGGTCAGCAGAACACCTCCGGGCGGGGCAGCATCCGCCAGCGTTTTCCGCAGATCAGGCTGTTCGTTCAGAACCCAGGGAACAGCCGTCTCAGACCAGATAACCACTGTGGGAAGCCGGGGGGAAGTCGCCTGGGACATGTCAATCTGGGTGCGGAGGTTCGCCGCCTGGACCGCCGGATCCCATTTCAGGGTCTGGGCAATGGCCGGCTGGACAAGACGCAGCATCACCCCGGGAACCATGGGGGCCTGCTCCCCCGCACCGGACAGGCGCCACAGCCCGACCCCGGTAACCAGGACAGCCACTATAATGCCGGCAGATACAGGGACCAGCACCCGTCTGTCCCGCAGGGAAAACCATCCGGTCAGGGCGGGCAGTGATGCCAGAGCCACGGTCAGAAGGCCCAGGCCATATGATCCTATCCACGCCACCGACTGCAGGACAGGCGGAATATCCACCCAGGCATAGGCTGTCAGGCTCCAGGGAAACCCGGTGAAAAGATGGCCCCGCAGCCACTCACCCGCGCTCCACGCCGTTGCGAACACAAGGATCCGCGCAATACCCCGCTGTCCCGCCATAAAGGTGACCAGCGTGGCAAGGCCGGTGAATACGGCCAGCAGCACGGGTAATCCGCCTACGGACAGAGGCAGAACCCACCAGAACCGGGCAATATCCGTAAACAGGGAAAAGGAAATCCAGTACAGGCCCAGGACAAAGTGGACAAGACCAGACAGCCAGCCGGTGAAAAAAGCCTGCCAGCGCGTCCGGGCACCATCCAGAACCCACAGCAGGGCCGGAAAGACCAGAAACAGCAGGGGAAAGAGACCCGCAGGCGGAAGGGCCAGCGTGGCCAGACTGCCCAGAGCGGCGAGAACCAGAGCCCGTTTCCAGCCAGTCAGACCGGACAGCCAGCGGGCCAGCGGCATCTGTTTACTCCCCTGCAGAGGGAGGCGGGGAAGACGCATGTCCGGAAAGGTTGCGCACTTTCACTTTCCTGACCCGGCGGGAGTCTGCTTCCAGAACCTCGAACTCCAGACCTGACGGATGATTCAGGATATCCCCGCGCCGGGGAACGCGCCCCGCCAGGGAGAACACCAGACCACCCAGGGTATCCACTTCCTCCCTCTCCACGTCCGTCAGAACAGGACCGGCCTTTCTCTCGAATTCGCGGACAGACAGGCGGGCATCGGCCACCATGGTCCCGTCCGGACGGATCACCGCATGGCTGGCGGCTTCCTCGTCATACTCGTCCTCTATCTCGCCCACGATCTCCTCGACCAGATCCTCCAGGGTCACGAGGCCGTCGATGCCACCGTACTCATCCACCACGAGGGCGATGTGGTGGCGGTCCTGGCGCATCTGGCGCAGCAGGTCGAGCACTTTCATTCCCGGCGTCACAACCGGAATCCGGCGGACAATTTCCGCCAGTGTGCATTCCTTTCCCGCCGCCATGCAGGCCAGAACGTCCTTGACGTGGACCATACCCACCACGTCATCCAGCGTTTCCCGGTATACCGGCACCCGGCTGTGGCCTTCGTCGGCCATATGGCGCACGACTTCGGCAAACGGGGTCTGGACCTCCAGCGCGATGATATCCACCCGGGGCACCATGGCGTCGCTGACTGTCCTGTCATGCAGCTTCAGGACGTTGGACAGCAGGGTGCGTTCCTCGCCGGTTACCGGCTCTTCCCGCTCCTCCACCATATCCTGGATCCTGTCCCATGCAGAATCGTCCTCCCGCCCACGCAGAAGAAGGCGGAGCCAGGACATGAAGGGACTGGACTGGGTTTCAGTGTGTTCGGCCCCGTCGTTGCGGGGCAATCGCGTGTCGTCGTTCATTTCTCTGTGTCAGGAATGTGCGGGGCCGTTTTTGCCGGAAGCCCGTGGATCAGGAATGCCCAGGTCCCGGAGGATCCTGGTCTCGAGGCG
The window above is part of the Pseudomonadota bacterium genome. Proteins encoded here:
- a CDS encoding helix-turn-helix transcriptional regulator, producing MEQAVRRRGGRPKSDGPSPVDKIIGSRLRLRRIIMGYSQDKLGRMIGLTFQQIQKYERGANRISASRLHRLAGVLNVPVSYFYEDNPANSAVPGFVEGDQVPYEPDPVPNRETLEMARAWQKIRDPRVRRRIFELAKAVASLDNPDQIPDSLP
- the metK gene encoding methionine adenosyltransferase; the protein is MRRHDCIFTSESVSEGHPDKVCDRVSDAILDLYLTADPHARVAVETLATTNRLILAGEVRGPASIGPAELESTARHAVRSIGYEQAGFHWKKMDVTVLVHAQSPDIAVGVDAGEDREEGAGDQGIMFGYACRETPALMPAPVWYAHAILRSLAEARHSGALPLLGPDAKSQVTLRYAGGKPVRVEKVVLSHQHHESLSQADVRAMVWPHIVNVLPPEWMCAPEDVLVNPTGRFVVGGPDGDTGLTGRKIIVDTYGGAAPHGGGAFSGKDPTKVDRSAAYAARYLAKNVVAAGLADSCTIQISYAIGVSRPLSFCLDTHGTGHVDETRLADVLQQLVDLRPRGIRERLQLNRPIYARTAAYGHFGRDPEPDGGFSWERTDLVDDLRNAFA
- the lnt gene encoding apolipoprotein N-acyltransferase, yielding MPLARWLSGLTGWKRALVLAALGSLATLALPPAGLFPLLFLVFPALLWVLDGARTRWQAFFTGWLSGLVHFVLGLYWISFSLFTDIARFWWVLPLSVGGLPVLLAVFTGLATLVTFMAGQRGIARILVFATAWSAGEWLRGHLFTGFPWSLTAYAWVDIPPVLQSVAWIGSYGLGLLTVALASLPALTGWFSLRDRRVLVPVSAGIIVAVLVTGVGLWRLSGAGEQAPMVPGVMLRLVQPAIAQTLKWDPAVQAANLRTQIDMSQATSPRLPTVVIWSETAVPWVLNEQPDLRKTLADAAPPGGVLLTGALRTQIQEGQKHFYNSVFVLDGQGNIIATADKFHLVPFGEFIPFREYLPVDPVAAGATNFSRGPGPVTVSVPGLPPFSPLVCYEAIFPGDVASRGSRPQWLLNVTNDAWFGISAGPWQHFAIARVRAVEEGVPLVRVANTGISGVVDPWGRIVTRSRLGTVEILESGLPQALQDGPIFARYGNKVYGIMLLMTVLFTIAGVVNRGRNKKST
- a CDS encoding hemolysin family protein, which encodes MNDDTRLPRNDGAEHTETQSSPFMSWLRLLLRGREDDSAWDRIQDMVEEREEPVTGEERTLLSNVLKLHDRTVSDAMVPRVDIIALEVQTPFAEVVRHMADEGHSRVPVYRETLDDVVGMVHVKDVLACMAAGKECTLAEIVRRIPVVTPGMKVLDLLRQMRQDRHHIALVVDEYGGIDGLVTLEDLVEEIVGEIEDEYDEEAASHAVIRPDGTMVADARLSVREFERKAGPVLTDVEREEVDTLGGLVFSLAGRVPRRGDILNHPSGLEFEVLEADSRRVRKVKVRNLSGHASSPPPSAGE